In Chelmon rostratus isolate fCheRos1 chromosome 9, fCheRos1.pri, whole genome shotgun sequence, the following proteins share a genomic window:
- the ints6l gene encoding integrator complex subunit 6 → MPILLFLLDTSASMNQRTYLGTTYLDVAKGAVEVFMKLRARDPASRGDRYMLVTFDDPPYGVKAGWKENHATFMCELKNLQASGLTTLGHALRTAFDLLNLNRLVSGIDNYGQGRNPFFLDPSVIITITDGNKLTHSSGVPDELHLPLNSPLAGSELTKEPFRWDQRLFALVLRLPGAATPDNEQLGSVPTDESAITQMCEVTGGRSYCVRTQRMLNQCLESLVQKVQSGVVINFEKTGPDPPLVGEDNSVESSRPVSAFSPQPWHSCHKLIYVRPNPKTGVPVGHWPIPESFWPDQNSPTLPPRTAHPVVRFSCVDCEPMVIDKLPFDKYELEPSPLTQYILERKSPHMCWQVFVSSSAKQNDLGQPFGYLKASTTLTCVNLFVMPYNYPVLLPLLDDLFKVHKLKPNLKWRQAFEMYLKTMPPYYLLPLKKALRMMGAPNLIADTMDCGLSYSVISYLKKLSQQAKMESDRLIVSVGKKAPQETGIKVKNHSSALSLAHRRDFKQLLQGIAGEGPLRLVDINFKEFAGFQIALLNKDVKPQAYRNAYDIPRRNLLDQLTRMRSNLLRTSQKLIRGQDEDYLHSIPVAQMGNYQEYLKMMPSPLREIDPDQPKRLHTFGNPFKQDKKGMMIDEADEFVAGPQSKKRGNSSDPSSGVTMKRRRSMSPLLRRPQTPPGGTNHVVLGKSPAGLQGQPNLLKPIPQHKGVDGNNMVVTESNGDCVIGLEPGEIWPAELDAAAGSPSSLSLEEKVVLGVADQGEDINMVEERLVEDHLDEQPPEEKHNCERLSPQSQLEGTEADPAALEPIFITPLDGSQAELRTRVIKEVRKPGRNYEAILRLLQQVKGPVNVRKYFIQHAIKEAIRFKKRVLIQQLETALTEVEEEHTTSLQLPNDHGS, encoded by the exons CTGCGTGCCCGAGACCCGGCTAGTAGAGGCGACAGGTACATGCTAGTTACATTCGATGATCCACCATACGGAGTGAAG GCAGGCTGGAAGGAGAACCACGCCACCTTCATGTGCGAGCTCAAGAACCTTCAGGCATCTGGGCTGACGACATTAGGTCACGCTCTGCGCACAGCTTTTGATCTGCTTAACCTCAACCGCCTCGTCTCAGGCATCGACAACTATGGACAG GGCCGTAACCCCTTCTTTCTTGACCCATCTGtgatcatcaccatcactgatGGGAACAAGCTTACGCACAGCTCAGGGGTTCCAGATGAG CTGCACCTGCCTCTGAACTCTCCGTTGGCAGGCAGCGAGCTGACCAAAGAGCCCTTTCGCTGGGACCAGCGTCTCTTCGCACTGGTCCTGAGGCTGCCAGGAGCGGCCACGCCAGACAACGAGCAGCTCGGCAGCGTCCCCACGGATGAGTCTGCCATCACACAGATGTGTGAAGTCACTGGag GGCGATCGTACTGCGTGCGGACACAGAGGATGTTGAACCAATGTCTGGAGTCTCTGGTACAAAAGGTTCAAAGTGGCGTCGTCATTAATTTTGAGAAGACGGGGCCAGATCCGCCTCTCGTTGGGGAAG acaaCTCAGTGGAGTCAAGTCGTCCTGTGTCAGCCTTCAGCCCACAGCCATGGCACAGCTGCCACAAACTCATCTATGTGCGACCGAACCCAAAAACCGGGGTTCCAGTAGGGCATTGGCCCATACCAGAGTCCTTCTGGCCGGACCAGAACTCACCGACCCTG CCACCTCGCACTGCACATCCCGTGGTGCGTTTCTCTTGTGTGGACTGTGAGCCCATGGTGATCGACAAGCTTCCCTTTGACAAGTATGAACTGGAACCATCGCCACTCACCCAGTACATTTTGGAAAGGAAGTCTCCACACATGTGTTGGCAG GTGTTTGTTAGCAGCAGTGCCAAGCAAAATGACCTGGGGCAGCCTTTTGGCTACCTTAAAGCCAGCACCACTCTCACCTGCGTCAACCTGTTTGTCATGCCTTACAACTACCCGGTCCTTCTCCCACTCCTCG ATGATTTGTTTAAAGTGCACAAACTAAAACCAAACCTCAAGTGGCGGCAGGCTTTTGAGATGTACCTGAAGACAATGCCTCCATACTACCTATTG CCCTTAAAAAAGGCGTTGAGGATGATGGGTGCACCGAATCTTATCGCAGACACCATGGACTGTGGCCTGAGTTACAGTGTGATCTCTTACCTGAAGAAGCTCAGTCAGCAG GCAAAGATGGAATCAGATCGTCTGATCGTGTCTGTGGGGAAGAAGGCTCCGCAAGAAACTGGCATAAAGGTGAAGAACCACTCCAGCGCTCTCTCTCTGGCCCACCGCCGGGACTtcaagcagctgctgcagggaatAGCCGGAGAGGGGCCCCTTCGCCTGGTGGACATCAACTTCAAAGAGTTTGCTGGCTTCCAGATCGCCCTGCTCAACAAG GATGTAAAGCCTCAAGCTTATCGAAATGCCTACGACATCCCAAGACGGAACCTTCTGGATCAGCTCACCCGAATGCGCTCCAATTTGCTGCGGACGTCACAAAAACTGATCCGAGGGCAAGACGAAG ACTACCTGCACAGTATTCCAGTGGCTCAGATGGGAAACTATCAGGAGTACCTAAAAATGATGCCGTCTCCACTGAGGGAGATCGACCCTGACCAGCCCAAACGCCTGCACACATTTGGGAATCCTTTCAAGCAGGATAAGAag GGGATGATGATCGATGAGGCAGATGAGTTTGTAGCTGGCCCTCAAAGTAAGAAAAGAGGAAATTCCAGCGACCCCAGCTCGGGTGTCACTATGAAGAGGAGGCGGAGTATGTCCCCGTTACTGCGGCGGCCGCAGACTCCACCAGGCGGTACCAACCATGTGGTGTTGGGAAAGAGTCCGGCAGGGCTTCAAGGGCAGCCGAACCTCCTCAAACCCATCCCACAGCACAAAG GAGTGGATGGCAACAACATGGTGGTCACTGAGAGCAACGGTGACTGTGTTATTGGGCTTGAGCCGGGGGAGATCTGGCCCGCTGAGCTGGACGCCGCAGCAGGAAGCCCATCCTCACTGAGCCTAGAGGAGAAGGTCGTGCTGGGGGTGGCAGATCAGGGAGAGGACATCAACATGGTGGAGGAGAGACTGGTGGAGGATCATCTAGATGAGCAGCCGCCGGAGGAGAAACACAACTGCGAGCGACTGAGTCCACAGAGCCAGCTGGAGGGCACTGAGGCCGACCCTGCAGCACTTGAGCCCATATTCATAACCCCGCTGGATGGCAGCCAAGCAGAGCTGAGAACACGGGTCATCAAGGAGGTCCGCAAACCTGGGCGAA ACTATGAGGCAATACTCAGATTACTGCAGCAGGTGAAAGGACCAGTTAATGTTCGCAAGTACTTCATCCAGCATGCTATCAAAGAGGCCATCAG GTTCAAGAAGCGGGTGCTGATCCAGCAGCTGGAGACGGCCCTcactgaggtggaggaggagcacacAACTTCCCTGCAGCTTCCCAACGATCATGGCAGTTAG
- the mmgt1 gene encoding ER membrane protein complex subunit 5: MASSFWKGVVGVGLFALAHAAFSAAQHRSYMRLTEKENETLPIDIVLQTLLSFVMTCYGIVHIAGEFKDMDASSELKNKTFDTLRNHPSFYLFNHRGRVLFRTPEEEPSSVRNQHALPNPIRLRKLEHLH; encoded by the exons ATGGCCTCGTCGTTTTGGAAAGGTGTTGTCGGCGTCGGACTTTTTGCCTTAGCTCACGCAGCTTTCTCAGCGGCACAGC ATCGGTCATACATGCGACTCACAGAGAAGGAAAACGAGACGCTACCAATTGAT ATTGTATTACAGACCCTACTATCCTTTGTGATGACCTGTTATGGGATTGTCCACATTGCTGGAGAGTTCAAAGACATGGACGCCTCCTCAGAGCTGAAAAACAA AACATTTGACACACTGAGGAACCACCCGTCCTTTTATCTTTTCAATCACCGGGGTCGAGTGCTATTCCGCACGCCGGAGGAGGAGCCCTCCTCTGTACGCAACCAGCACGCTCTTCCCAACCCCATACGGCTACGCAAGCTGGAGCATTTGCACTGA